The Zingiber officinale cultivar Zhangliang chromosome 2A, Zo_v1.1, whole genome shotgun sequence genomic sequence ATGGTTTTTCAGGGGATATCTGTTAAGTCAATTCTAGTGGTGAGTGACCATCACACAAAAATCCACATCGAAGGCACTCGTTTCATCGTCGACGAATGTGGAGGGCTGGAGCAGTTTCCTGTGACTGCTATAATATGGTCCGCGATACTGATAACCTTGTCTCCGAAGCGAAGCATACGTAGCCTCTTAAGAAATACCGCTGAGGTataaataaatcaagctcaaATTTCATAATATTCGATTTGTTAATTTGTGAACATGTTAGTTAAGCCcatgaataaatttttaaataaaaaataataattttgatattgaatttgtaaattttacattctatttatgaaatatataaataaatatattaaatttatttattagaataaaattataaattttaataagaatattataattttctctaaatatataatttagtttttaataaatatttaaatttataatttatatttattagatGCGTTTAAATTCGATAAAAATTTGAATAAGTTCGTGagatattcgttaaataaaatttgaatccgactcgattataaacaagttaaattcaaatatttaagaATCGAATACATCTAGATTCGATTACACCTCAAAATATATGATTTTGTAATCTCCCTCTTTctgtttatatatttaaaaattccaAACCTTTCAGAATTATTTGTTTGGGGAGTGTGCAGCTCGAGTTGCTATTTGTGAATTAATGGAATAAAAAAGTATGCAGATCAGGTGGAAATCAGCGCCCATGATCCATCCACCACAATACCAAATGCATGCGACAATTTAAACCACGTTTGCTTCGTCACCGGAGCAGACGATAGATGCCCATGGCTTTTGACACAATGCAGTCGTCCAAGCACGTCTGTGTTGTTGGCGCTGGGGCCTCCGGCCTCGTCTCCGCCCGTGAGCTCCTCAGGGAAGGCCACTCCGTCGTCGTGCTGGAGCAGAACCACGACCTCGGCGGCCAGTGGCTCTACCAAGACGCCGGCAGCGCCAAGGCCAGGGTCCACAGCAGCGTCTATGCCTCCCTGCGCCTCAATGGGCCCAGAATCTCCATGGACTTCACCGACTTCATGTTCACTCCCGTCGAAGGAAGAGACGCCAGGAACTTCCCCGGCCACCGCGAGCTCTTCCTCTACCTCAAAGACTTCGCCCGGTGTTTCGAGTTAACCGAACTCATCAGGTTCAACTCAGAAGCAGTCCACGTCGGCACGGCGGCAGCAACTGGCAAATGGATTGTGAGATCAAGGGACAGGAGAACTGATGAGGGTGAGTTAGTGGAAGAGATCTTTGATGCGGTTGTCGTTGCCACTGGCCATTTCTCCCTGCCTAAGCTCCCAAAAATCAAGGGTAAAGCATTCACTAAGATTTTTACATCATTTCGCCACTCTGTTACCTTCTCTTCTTCTGTGCTCCTCAGGAATGGAGGAGTGGAAGAGGAAGCAGCTTCACTGCCATGTCTACAGAATCCCAGATCCCTTCCAAGATGAGGTGGTTCTTTGATCTTTTTCAAAGAAATAGTTAAAACAGCAGAGGATTAACTCATTTCTCCTCTGTAATTGAATTCCTTACTTGTCTGTTAATATTTGCAGGTGGTAGTGGTCGTTGGTGGTTCAATCAGTGGACCAGAGATTGCTCTGGAGCTTGTTCATGTAGCCAAAGAAGTCCATATAAGTACTAAAAATGACGAAATCCCTGAGAAATTAGTGAAGCCTGTTTCCAAGTATGCACATCTGCACTGGCACCAAGAGGTAATTGTTGAAGTTCTGTTGATATTATTGTCTTCGATCGATACCATGAAGACAATGATAATTAGTAAGGATAACCCTATTTCCTCATATTATTTGGCCTGATCGATACTAAGAAATCAGACCAAATTAAGTAAGGATAATCTTCAACAAGTAATGGTATGAATCATATCAGTTGTGACCCCAAGCCAATGACGTAATGATTATGCCCTCAAATGAATAATCATGGATCTAATCTAAAGTTCGAGTTTTAGCTGCGTCGCACTATAAGAGATTTTTTCTTCAGTGAAGAAGCA encodes the following:
- the LOC122043389 gene encoding flavin-containing monooxygenase FMO GS-OX-like 8; this translates as MPMAFDTMQSSKHVCVVGAGASGLVSARELLREGHSVVVLEQNHDLGGQWLYQDAGSAKARVHSSVYASLRLNGPRISMDFTDFMFTPVEGRDARNFPGHRELFLYLKDFARCFELTELIRFNSEAVHVGTAAATGKWIVRSRDRRTDEGELVEEIFDAVVVATGHFSLPKLPKIKGMEEWKRKQLHCHVYRIPDPFQDEVVVVVGGSISGPEIALELVHVAKEVHISTKNDEIPEKLVKPVSKYAHLHWHQEIDLLCEDGTVVFADGSSVVADTILYCTGYSYSFPFLDTEGIINVDENTIGPLYEQTFPLSLAPSLSFVGIPNKFALFRFLESQARWIAQVLSGKRKLPSADEMRKAIEEIQHLQEIEEGKDIIQVAAETLEYYDRYGDLCDFPHLEDWRKEIILNNFENCINNIETFRDE